A window from Plectropomus leopardus isolate mb chromosome 21, YSFRI_Pleo_2.0, whole genome shotgun sequence encodes these proteins:
- the nfx1 gene encoding transcriptional repressor NF-X1 translates to MAEGSSEPPDLNPDGASHQKPNQHKSRRGRPRHNNDRNLNNYDPSQQYGHFHQGFKPPFSHDNSNYVFNHYPPYQGDDGARRRGRGRGRREGNRGVNGNFGGFSSSWQRPGGEFGPYNGNSRGAGGFNMGAHPMDGPDGPSWRREDTGRNFEHFSEDQDAQAKKTQKFNQEQRRGQQTEKGNRTTAVGVQRSNDVKENPSSDIRDRSQRSGHFPVSHHDDHRRMHTEAKRRQGPIKPPKPSSQDEMGSEMGASFQDDFSHGRSSQDPACKAGRGSGRYTPLQARGGRRTHHQNHRPGQRNWDKMPESKETQTGCLIEQLSEEKYECMVCCDVIRCMAPVWSCQSCFHVFHLNCIKKWARSPASQADESTKGWRCPACQNVALKPPTSYTCFCGKVTNPEWQRSEIPHTCGDMCGKKRSGVDCNHPCNILCHPGPCPQCPAFVTKSCTCGKTSQPMRCGQSTVLQCDKVCGAFLNCAKHTCTEVCHSGACKPCQLQVQQVCYCGVTTRKVLCGTDKDEFDGSGHFSCQKLCEKMLNCEAHRCQQVCHRGACQPCPRSPSLVKTCPCSQTPLTKLLELGYSERRSCSDAIPSCGKTCNKPLACGSSDTIHLCEKLCHEDSCGPCSLTSTIRCRCGSKTKEVPCATIQKEDELVFTCERRCNKKRSCGRHKCGELCCVNVEHKCPLICGYKLNCGLHRCQEPCHRGNCEPCWQSSFDELACHCGLTVLYPPIPCGTKPPECKNLCTRRHECDHPVFHNCHSEEKCPPCTYLTQKWCMGKHEQRNNIPCHLQDISCGLVCNKALQCEMHRCRRICHRSECLAEGSCQQPCTLPRPDCGHPCAAPCHKGSSCPRTTCTAKVALQCDCGRRKETVVCTEAATSYQRYAAIAMASKLSDMQLGDSMDIGPLLTKKELKQTRLECDEECATLERNRRLAEALQIDPSSDPFNVRSTSVYSDSLKEDARKDLKFVSEVEEEIRNLVELANKGKQPKRIHRFPPMNREHRKIVHELAEVYTVESVSYDNEPKRNVVITAHKGKAACPTSTLTSLIEREMAVRAPPPIAHIKQHSSKDVSGGSWSKIVKEEPVIDYFDVQD, encoded by the exons GGGATGATGGAGCCAGAAGGCGAGGCAGAGgtagagggaggagagaagggaACAGAGGTGTAAATGGGAATTTCGGTGGCTTCAGCTCCAGTTGGCAAAGACCTGGAGGTGAGTTTGGTCCGTATAATGGTAACAGCAGAGGTGCTGGGGGCTTTAACATGGGGGCGCATCCCATGGATGGACCTGATGGACCCAGCTGGAGGAGAGAAGATACAGGCAGGAATTTTGAACACTTCAGTGAAGACCAGGATGctcaggcaaaaaaaacccaaaagtttaatcaggagcagaggagaggacaaCAAACCGAAAAGGGTAATCGCACCACTGCAGTCGGGGTTCAGAGGTCAAATGACGTCAAAGAAAACCCCTCTTCAGACATCAGGGATAGAAGTCAGAGGAGCGGGCACTTCCCCGTTTCTCACCATGATGATCATCGGAGGATGCACACTGAGGCAAAGCGACGACAAGGACCAATCAAACCACCCAAACCATCATCTCAAGACGAAATGGGCTCGGAGATGGGGGCCAGTTTTCAAGATGACTTCAGCCATGGCAGATCATCTCAGGATCCTGCCTGTAAAGCTGGACGAGGCTCAGGACGATACACACCCCTGCAGGCCAGAGGGGGGAGGCGAACGCATCATCAAAACCACAGGCCGGGCCAGAGGAACTGGGACAAGATGCCAGAGAGCAAGGAGACGCAGACAG GGTGTCTAATTGAGCAGCTGTCTGAGGAGAAGTACGAGTGCATGGTTTGCTGCGATGTTATCCGGTGCATGGCGCCGGTGTGGAGCTGCCAGAGCTGCTTCCACGTCTTCCACCTGAACTGCATCAAGAAGTGGGCTCGATCTCCGGCCTCTCAGGCAGACG aATCAACCAAAGGCTGGCGTTGTCCGGCCTGCCAGAATGTTGCACTAAAACCACCAACCTCCTACACCTGCTTCTGCG GTAAAGTGACAAACCCGGAGTGGCAGCGCAGTGAGATTCCCCACACCTGCGGTGACATGTGTGGAAAGAAAAGGAGCGGAGTGGACTGCAACCACCCCTGTAACAT CTTATGTCACCCTGGACCTTGTCCACAATGTCCTGCCTTTGTAACAAAATCCTGTACCTGTGGGAAGACCAG TCAGCCAATGCGCTGTGGACAGAGTACAGTGCTCCAGTGTGACAAGGTGTGCGGGGCCTTCCTTAATTGTGCTAAACACACATGCACCGAGGTGTGCCACAGTGGAGCATGTAAACCCTGCCAGCTGCAAGTTCAGCAGG TGTGCTACTGTGGCGTTACCACTCGTAAAGTCCTGTGTGGGACAGACAAAGACGAATTTGATGGTTCAGGACATTTCTCCTGTCAGAAATTATGTGAGAA GATGCTAAACTGCGAAGCTCACCGCTGCCAGCAGGTGTGCCACCGCGGTGCGTGCCAGCCGTGCCCACGCTCCCCGAGTCTGGTGAAGACGTGTccctgcagtcagacaccactGACCAAACTCCTGGAGCTGGGCTACTCTGAACGCCGAAGCTGTTCCGATGCGATCCCCTCCTGtggaaaaacatgcaacaaaccTCTGGCCTGTGGCTCCAGCG ACACCATCCACCTGTGTGAGAAGTTGTGCCATGAGGACAGCTGCGGGCCGTGCTCCCTGACCTCCACTATCAGATGCAGATGTGGCTCCAAGACAAAA GAGGTTCCATGCGCAACGATCCAAAAAGAAG ATGAGCTTGTTTTCACTTGTGAGAGGCGCTGCAATAAGAAACGCTCCTGTGGACGACACAAGTGTGGCGAGCTGTGTTGTGTG AATGTGGAGCACAAGTGTCCCCTGATCTGCGGCTACAAGCTCAACTGTGGCCTCCATCGCTGCCAGGAGCCTTGTCACCGTGGAAACTGTGAGCCCTGCTGGCAGTCCA GCTTTGATGAGCTGGCGTGTCACTGTGGGCTCACTGTCTTGTACCCGCCCATCCCCTGTGGCACAAAGCCACCAGAGTGCAAAAACTTGTGTACAAGAAGACACGAGTGTGACCACCCAG TGTTTCACAATTGCCACAGTGAAGAGAAGTGTCCGCCTTGCACTTACCTCACTCAGAAATGGTGCATGGGAAAGCACGAG CAACGCAACAACATCCCATGTCATCTTCAGGACATCTCTTGCGGCCTGGTGTGTAACAAAGCGCTGCAGTGTGAGATGCACCGCTGCAGACGGATCTGCCACCGGAGCGAGTGTTTGGCAGAGGGCAGTTGCCAGCAGCCCTGCACGCTGCCTCGTCCAGACTGCGGCCACCCGTGCGCCGCTCCCTGTCACAAAGGCAGCAGCTGCCCACGCACCACCTGCACCGCCAAG GTGGCTCTACAGTGCGACTGTGGTCGACGAAAGGAAACAGTGGTCTGCACAGAGGCGGCCACTTCATATCAGAG GTATGCAGCCATCGCCATGGCGAGCAAACTGTCTGACATGCAGCTCGGTGACTCGATGGACATCGGCCCGCTCCTCACTAAGAAGGAGCTGAAACAGACCAG GCTTGAATGTGATGAGGAGTGTGCTACTTTGGAGAGAAACAGGCGTTTGGCAGAGGCGTTGCAGATAGACCCATCCTCTGACCCTTTCAACGTCCGCTCTACTTCTGTATACAGCGACAGCCTCAAAGAGGATGCCAG AAAAGACCTGAAATTCGTCTCGGAGGTAGAAGAGGAGATTAGGAATCTTGTGGAGCTTGCTAATAAG GGAAAACAACCAAAGAGGATTCACCGTTTCCCACCCATGAACAGAGAACACCGAAAAATCGTCCACGAGCTGGCCGAGGTTTATACCGTGGAGAGCGTGAGCTACGACAACGAGCCCAAACGTAACGTGGTCATCACAGCCCACAA GGGGAAGGCGGCATGTCCAACCTCAACCCTGACATCACTGATAGAGCGAGAGATGGCCGTGAGGGCCCCTCCTCCCATCGCTCATATCAAACAGCATAGCAGCAA GGACGTCAGTGGAGGCTCCTGGTCCAAGATTGTTAAGGAAGAGCCTGTGATAGATTATTTTGATGTCCAGGACTAA